A genomic stretch from Salvelinus namaycush isolate Seneca unplaced genomic scaffold, SaNama_1.0 Scaffold171, whole genome shotgun sequence includes:
- the LOC120037349 gene encoding thymosin beta-b, giving the protein MADKPDVSEIAQFDKTKLKKTETEEKNTLPTKEVIDQEKQVES; this is encoded by the exons ATGGCAGACAAACCAGATGTGAGTGAGATCGCTCAGTTTGACAAGACTAAACTGAAGAAGACTGAGACTGAGGAGAAGAACACTCTACCTACCAAAGAGG TCATTGACCAGGAGAAGCAGGTGGAATCCTAA